A genomic region of Ferroacidibacillus organovorans contains the following coding sequences:
- a CDS encoding GntR family transcriptional regulator — protein MAIESPLYEKIYLLLRDEILSGKIASGESLPPEPVLSQRYGVSRITTTRALQILSEQGLIVRIRGKGTFVRKLAFNKEETPGELAESSPKPIGYVVPNFRDTYGIELFSGIECAVSKRGGFLIVERTYGDPDREQEAIRRLLELGVKGLIVYPVNGKYYNPEILRLSLEKFPVVLVDRLLPRIPIPSFTTDNRMAAYLLTEHLLQCGHRNIAFLAHAIDGTATLEDRYAATPRRIAMQTYLSHRNSAPRSFQKQN, from the coding sequence GTGGCGATCGAATCCCCGCTTTATGAAAAAATCTATCTTCTGTTGCGAGACGAAATTCTGTCAGGAAAAATTGCATCAGGGGAATCTTTGCCGCCGGAACCTGTTTTGTCACAGCGTTATGGGGTCAGTCGCATCACGACGACACGCGCCCTGCAGATTTTATCGGAACAGGGCTTGATTGTTCGCATTCGCGGGAAGGGGACATTCGTGCGCAAACTCGCATTCAACAAGGAAGAGACGCCAGGGGAATTAGCTGAGTCATCGCCAAAACCTATTGGTTATGTCGTGCCAAACTTCAGAGATACCTATGGGATCGAACTGTTTTCAGGTATTGAGTGCGCCGTTTCAAAGCGTGGAGGTTTCTTAATTGTCGAGCGTACGTATGGGGATCCCGATCGCGAACAAGAGGCGATTCGGCGTCTTTTGGAGCTCGGCGTTAAAGGACTGATCGTCTATCCTGTGAACGGCAAATATTATAACCCTGAGATACTGAGACTCTCACTTGAAAAATTCCCAGTCGTACTTGTCGACCGTCTCCTACCGCGAATTCCAATCCCGTCCTTTACAACTGACAACCGCATGGCCGCTTATCTTCTCACAGAGCATCTGCTTCAATGCGGGCACCGAAATATCGCTTTTCTTGCGCACGCGATTGATGGAACCGCCACACTAGAAGATCGCTATGCAGCTACGCCGCGGCGCATCGCGATGCAAACCTATCTATCGCACAGGAACTCTGCCCCGCGATCCTTTCAGAAACAGAATTAG
- a CDS encoding extracellular solute-binding protein: MEKKTKAVLAVVSLLATGSLLANFVVLSANATSVKRSPFAGKTITIAYQQFGGGHQTQIWLSSVRGQFQKIYPGSKIVLEPINASENEYYTKLDLMNQSAKTAPDIMVEDTFLVNSDASAGYLMPMNKFVNSWPAWKRDFYPAMQKAAESTNGTVYGVPFNTDTRGLWYDKPLFKKVGLPVPWQPHSWANILQAARTIKAKAPGVTPLWFYSGKPMGEASTMQGFEMLLYGTHNTLFDSKTKRWVVSSPGFLNSLNFVKTIFTQNLAEPLQNALTPESSTIATQQLMPKQKVGILLDGVWEYSNWLPTGPAPWPKWNSVYGVAKMPDQNGDGYTSMSGGWTLSISSKTKNAQMAWDFIKLACNKNNMLHIDLMDANVTPRKDVAAMPAYKSAGHGILSRFASFNAFTHFRPAFAQYPSISNDIQNAMENVMTGSVSPAQAMQQYAQQVTNYVGKAHVTSVK, from the coding sequence ATGGAGAAAAAAACAAAGGCAGTGCTTGCCGTCGTTTCACTATTGGCGACAGGATCGCTTCTCGCAAATTTTGTCGTTCTCTCGGCAAACGCGACGTCGGTAAAGCGAAGCCCATTTGCAGGCAAGACGATCACCATTGCCTATCAGCAGTTTGGCGGTGGACATCAAACGCAGATCTGGTTGTCTTCTGTTCGGGGACAGTTTCAGAAAATATATCCGGGCTCAAAGATCGTGTTGGAACCGATCAACGCGTCTGAGAACGAGTATTACACAAAGCTTGATCTCATGAACCAGTCTGCCAAGACTGCGCCGGACATCATGGTCGAGGATACCTTTTTGGTAAATTCGGATGCGAGCGCGGGGTACCTGATGCCAATGAACAAATTTGTAAATAGCTGGCCCGCATGGAAGAGGGATTTCTATCCTGCGATGCAAAAGGCGGCAGAATCGACCAATGGAACGGTGTACGGTGTGCCGTTTAATACAGATACACGTGGACTTTGGTATGACAAACCGTTGTTTAAAAAAGTTGGTTTGCCGGTTCCCTGGCAGCCGCACTCGTGGGCGAACATTTTGCAGGCAGCGCGAACGATCAAAGCCAAAGCTCCCGGCGTGACACCGCTCTGGTTCTACAGCGGAAAACCGATGGGCGAGGCATCCACGATGCAAGGATTTGAAATGCTTCTCTATGGAACACACAATACACTTTTTGACAGCAAGACAAAGCGCTGGGTGGTGTCTTCTCCTGGATTTTTAAACTCGCTCAATTTTGTAAAAACGATCTTCACGCAGAATTTGGCGGAACCGTTGCAGAATGCTTTAACACCAGAGTCGTCGACGATCGCAACTCAACAATTAATGCCTAAGCAGAAAGTAGGAATTTTGCTGGATGGTGTATGGGAGTACAGCAACTGGCTTCCGACAGGACCTGCGCCGTGGCCGAAGTGGAACAGCGTATATGGTGTGGCAAAAATGCCCGACCAAAATGGTGATGGCTATACGTCGATGAGTGGCGGCTGGACGCTCTCCATTTCATCCAAAACAAAAAACGCGCAAATGGCATGGGACTTCATCAAGCTAGCCTGTAACAAAAACAATATGCTGCATATTGACTTGATGGATGCGAACGTCACTCCGCGCAAGGATGTGGCCGCGATGCCAGCTTACAAATCTGCAGGCCACGGGATTTTAAGTCGATTTGCTTCGTTTAATGCATTTACACATTTTCGACCAGCGTTCGCTCAGTATCCGTCGATTTCAAATGACATTCAAAACGCAATGGAAAATGTCATGACAGGTAGTGTGAGCCCTGCACAAGCCATGCAGCAGTATGCACAGCAGGTTACGAATTACGTGGGAAAAGCGCATGTCACATCGGTGAAATGA
- a CDS encoding carbohydrate ABC transporter permease: MTARVIISKGVINLILIVIGILFVVPLLWVITAAFSQNASLSVQWPQPFSLESFNQVLTASNGFAFLNSFYLSIGTAVATVLIATVAAYPLSRYQLRFKKPFLYTILFATGLPITAMMVPVYEVYNALGLVDSLFWTGTFLVASSLPFAIWMMKNFMDSVPTELEEAAWVDGASVLGSLLRVILPLMRPGLAAVGIFIFVGAWGNFFVPFVLIQSSNLDPAAVTIYQFFSEYGMVAYGQLAAYSILYTIPVVVLYIFSSRWLGGAFNFGGAVKG, encoded by the coding sequence ATGACAGCCCGTGTGATCATCAGCAAAGGTGTGATAAATCTCATTTTGATCGTAATCGGAATTCTTTTTGTAGTTCCTCTGCTCTGGGTCATCACGGCGGCCTTCTCGCAAAACGCCTCTTTGTCTGTGCAGTGGCCACAACCGTTTAGCCTGGAGAGTTTCAACCAGGTGTTAACCGCTTCTAATGGCTTTGCTTTTCTCAACAGTTTTTACTTGTCAATCGGCACAGCGGTTGCGACAGTCCTTATCGCGACAGTCGCAGCGTACCCACTTTCGAGGTACCAGTTGCGCTTTAAAAAACCCTTTCTCTACACCATTCTTTTCGCGACAGGTCTGCCAATCACGGCGATGATGGTTCCCGTTTATGAGGTATACAACGCGCTTGGTCTTGTAGACTCCCTCTTTTGGACAGGGACATTTCTTGTCGCATCGTCCCTGCCTTTTGCAATTTGGATGATGAAGAACTTTATGGATAGTGTCCCCACAGAGCTTGAGGAGGCGGCCTGGGTCGATGGGGCGTCTGTGTTGGGGAGTTTGCTGCGCGTCATTCTACCACTCATGCGTCCCGGTTTGGCGGCGGTTGGCATTTTTATCTTTGTCGGCGCTTGGGGTAATTTTTTTGTCCCTTTTGTGCTAATTCAAAGCTCGAACTTGGACCCTGCCGCCGTGACTATCTATCAGTTTTTTTCTGAGTATGGCATGGTGGCGTACGGTCAATTGGCGGCCTATTCGATTCTCTACACAATCCCGGTGGTGGTGCTTTACATTTTCTCATCACGTTGGTTAGGTGGAGCATTCAATTTTGGTGGCGCAGTCAAAGGATGA
- a CDS encoding DUF2294 domain-containing protein yields the protein MNKSKGMVESEISKAVTQWEKDYLGRGSLTVKSDILRDMIIVTLRGILTPAEYVLCSDKEGLLSIKRTRTSLVESGIADLKEMITNIVGFEVLSFHTDLSTRSGERVMVFRLSGDLSSTFS from the coding sequence ATGAATAAATCAAAGGGTATGGTCGAGTCCGAAATCAGCAAAGCTGTAACACAATGGGAGAAAGATTATCTCGGGCGTGGATCTCTGACAGTTAAATCAGACATTTTACGCGATATGATTATTGTTACATTGCGCGGAATCTTAACCCCTGCTGAATATGTCCTGTGTAGTGATAAAGAAGGATTGTTATCGATAAAGAGGACTCGAACAAGTCTGGTGGAATCGGGTATTGCGGACTTGAAGGAGATGATTACTAATATTGTCGGGTTTGAGGTATTGAGTTTTCATACGGATCTTAGCACTCGTTCTGGGGAGCGCGTCATGGTTTTTAGGTTGTCAGGTGATTTGTCGAGTACGTTTTCATAG
- a CDS encoding substrate-binding domain-containing protein translates to MDQCVPLTEAFFKSHKNVTAVVAAEYNFAMYAYEACNSLGYRVPDDMAIATFDGPCPKTTPWHFTHIRQDQWAMGTLAVESLWAQIEKESTDDHASQTLPGKLILGNSTRMIVH, encoded by the coding sequence ATGGATCAATGTGTACCGCTCACGGAGGCATTCTTCAAGTCACACAAGAACGTGACCGCCGTTGTGGCCGCCGAATACAACTTTGCGATGTACGCCTATGAAGCCTGCAACAGCCTCGGCTACCGTGTACCCGATGACATGGCGATCGCAACATTCGATGGTCCTTGCCCCAAAACAACACCTTGGCACTTTACACACATCCGTCAAGACCAATGGGCCATGGGCACACTCGCCGTTGAAAGCCTCTGGGCACAGATCGAGAAAGAATCAACGGATGACCATGCCTCTCAAACGCTACCCGGAAAACTCATCCTCGGTAACTCCACGCGGATGATCGTGCATTGA
- a CDS encoding carbohydrate ABC transporter permease, producing MATAIPIQTSSLSQRKSKRPLWRALLFLAPAVIVMMIFYFGPVLWTFYISFTNVALTGPTATHYQFTGLRNFQLMFGSGSFWQAVLISLWYFIGSALIGQTVLGLLLALLMQRANPVVRAAVGAVVIAAWVIPEIVKAFTWFAFLSQNGTLNTVLQSMGIANPPAWLFTQPLLAVIIANTWAGTAFSMMVYSAALSSVPNELIEAAKMDGATFWQVLFRIVLPVIKNSIMTNTILITLQTLGDFTLIYAMTGGGPGTQTSVLPVFMYQQAFSFYQLGYGSAISLILLLMGIIASLLYIRLLNVDL from the coding sequence ATGGCTACGGCGATACCCATTCAAACGTCTTCGCTCTCTCAACGAAAGTCAAAGCGCCCCCTTTGGCGGGCACTTCTCTTTCTCGCGCCTGCGGTGATTGTCATGATGATCTTTTATTTTGGCCCTGTTCTCTGGACGTTTTATATCTCGTTTACAAACGTCGCGCTTACGGGACCCACTGCCACCCACTACCAATTCACGGGGCTTCGAAATTTTCAATTGATGTTTGGAAGCGGTAGCTTTTGGCAGGCCGTTCTTATTTCGCTCTGGTATTTCATCGGTTCCGCATTGATCGGGCAAACCGTTTTGGGCCTTCTGCTCGCACTTCTCATGCAAAGAGCCAATCCGGTGGTGCGCGCCGCTGTGGGGGCTGTCGTGATCGCTGCTTGGGTGATTCCTGAGATTGTGAAGGCATTCACCTGGTTCGCTTTTCTCAGCCAGAATGGAACGTTGAACACCGTGCTTCAGTCTATGGGGATCGCCAATCCTCCCGCGTGGCTCTTCACGCAGCCCTTGCTTGCGGTCATCATCGCCAACACCTGGGCGGGCACCGCATTTTCCATGATGGTTTACTCGGCGGCGCTTAGCAGCGTGCCAAACGAACTTATTGAAGCGGCGAAAATGGATGGGGCTACGTTTTGGCAGGTACTCTTTCGCATTGTACTCCCCGTGATCAAGAATTCGATCATGACAAACACGATTCTCATCACATTGCAAACGCTCGGCGATTTTACCCTGATCTATGCCATGACTGGCGGTGGGCCAGGGACGCAAACGTCCGTTCTTCCTGTCTTTATGTATCAGCAAGCGTTTTCCTTTTATCAACTGGGCTATGGTAGCGCGATTTCTCTCATTCTACTCTTGATGGGCATCATCGCGTCCTTGCTTTACATCCGCTTATTAAACGTCGATCTTTAA